One segment of Primulina tabacum isolate GXHZ01 chromosome 14, ASM2559414v2, whole genome shotgun sequence DNA contains the following:
- the LOC142524603 gene encoding uncharacterized protein At2g23090-like has translation MGGGNAQKSKMARERNAEKLKGNKGSQLDSNKKAMSIQCKVCMQTFICTTSEVKCKEHAEAKHPKADLHTCFPHLK, from the exons ATGGGAGGCGGCAACGCCCAGAAATCGAAGATGGCTCGGGAGAGGAACGCGGAGAAGTTGAAAGGCAATAAGG GAAGTCAGCTGGATTCCAACAAGAAGGCCATGTCCATCCAG TGCAAGGTTTGCATGCAAACTTTTATCTGCACTACTTCAGAGGTAAAATGCAAGGAGCATGCTGAAGCTAAGCATCCAAAAGCTGATCTCCACACCTGTTTTCCCCACCTGAAATGA
- the LOC142524821 gene encoding transcription elongation factor SPT4 homolog 2-like, with protein MIPIGIIGPLNFCTTKSFSCIKTMANQDKVGGVVAAQLPTSFGHELRACLRCRLIKTYDQFFESGCENCPFFKMEEDPERVADCTTPNFNGVISIMDTTRSWAARWLRTGKFIPGCYTLAVSEELPHDLQNICEDQRVPYVPPKRSQAS; from the exons ATGATTCCCATCGGCATAATCGGCCCCTTGAACTTCTGTACTACTAAAAGTTTTAGCTGTATCAAAACAATGGCAAATCAAGATAAAGTAGGAGGCGTCGTGGCAGCACAGCTACCCACAAGCTTCGGACATGAGCTCCGAGCCTGCCTCCGATGCCGTCTCATAAAGACGTACGACCAG TTTTTTGAATCGGGGTGTGAGAACTGTCCTTTCTTTAAGATGGAGGAGGATCCTGAACGAGTAGCTGACTGCACTACCCCCAATTTCAATGG GGTAATCTCAATCATGGACACAACTAGGAGCTGGGCTGCCCGCTGGCTTCGCACTG gGAAATTTATTCCTGGTTGCTATACACTTGCAGTTTCAGAAGAACTCCCCCACGACCTGCAG AATATTTGTGAAGACCAGCGTGTACCATACGTTCCACCGAAACGTTCCCAGGCATCTTGA